The uncultured Roseibium sp. DNA segment GCTCCCGTCGTCTGACGGATGCCGTAGATCGGACTTCCCGCCCCCGACCCGATCTGGGCCGCGAGATAGAGACCGTCGTTAGAGCTTGCTCCGACCGCAAAGGTTTGGACCGGCATGTCGAATGCAGCAAACAGCAGCCAGTCCGTGAACACGTTCCGGGACATTTCCGTTTGCACCTTCTTGTAGAGGCTCGCTCCGATGCGGCCGAAAATATAGACAAGTCCGTCGCCGTCGATGGCGATCTCGATCTGCTCGAATCCGGAAAGCGACCCCTGAATGTTTTGCCACCCCTCCCATCCTTCGGGAAGGGACGGTGAAACACTGGACTGAAAGTTCAGGTAAGGCACCTGGGCATCGTTCAGGCCGGCCAAAATGATGCGACCATCGGCATTATTGGTCGCGCTGACGGTCTTCAGCGCGCCAGGCAGTTGCTGCCAGTCGGACCAGGGCTGGGCGGGCGGTTTCGGCACCACGACGGTAACCTCGATCGGCGTTTCGGTTCCCGGTGGAATGGTCGAAACTGTTTCCTCTCCGACCGTGTAGGGATTCTTGTACTTCCACCAGATCTCACCGTCGGCCCCGATGCCGAACACATTGCTGAGCCCATTCAGGCCGCGCAGAAGGACAGTATCCTGGAAAGCGGAGACCGACGACGGCTTGCCCAGGTCCACGGGATCCCGGAACCGGTTCGTGCTCTCGTTCCCGGGACTTTCCGCAAGATAGAGGAGGCTTTGCGAGCCCGTGGTCTCCGCAATGAGCGAAACGTAACCGTCCATCGTGAGGGCGGCGCGAAGCGTGGCCGGGGTATAGGTATTGTCGGTCAGCTGCGTGAAATTTTCCGCGAACGGCCCGTTCTCGCTCACCTGATCCTTGTAGACCAGGTGTCCCTGCCCATCGATGGCCCCCACGAAAATACGAAAATAGGAGGGAGACACGAGGCCTGAAGGAAGCGTTTCTTCCTGGATGGTTTCGTCGATGGACATGTCGATCATCCTTTTGTCTGGACCGCACCGCATTGCCGGTCCGCGGCCTCAAAGCCTTGCCGTGCCCGGCTGGCGCGGCGGCGCAGGAAAGAGCACGGTCTCGTTCTAACTGTGAGACGGATAGAGCCCGACCAGCGCGATAATGAAATTCAGCGTCAGATAAGGCTGAACGTTTTCGTGGGACTGGTTGCCACCCGCCGTCGAAAGCGTTTCGGCAGCCATGTCGCTCAGGTTCTGGTCGTCTGAATTGTAAATCTGTATCGGGAAAGATCCGCCCATCGATGTCGTGGTCGACGGCGCCGAACTGGTGCCGGTGGCCATTGCAGCACGCAGCGTATGCCTGTGGCTCGGAATCTGCGCTTCCGTCAGGGTGACCGTTTCCGTCCCGACCTTTTCGCCGAGGCGGCGGGACGTCAGTCCCGGTCCCCGGCCGGGGTGCATGGGAGCCCGCCCCTGAAGGTTCGGCAAGGCCGTGGTTGATCGGCCATCTCCGCCGTAGACGGTTCCGATGAGGGAGAAAAGCGCCGTATTCTGTGAGATCGGCAAGAGCTGGCCGTCGCAAAAGGCCCAGCCGCGCGGGGCGAAGTTGCCGGCGAATATACGGATTTCCGCAACAAACGGTTCTGACATGTCCGTCTCCTAGTGCCTGCTCGGGTAAATGCCGAAAAGCGCGATGATGAAATGCACGCACAGGGTTGGCATCAGGTTGGTGTGCGGCCGGCTGCCGCCCGTGTTCGTAATCGCGCCGGGAGCCAGGCTCGTGTCCTGCCCGTCTTCGCGGTAAAAGTTGTAGCCCAACACGTCCGCCAGAACGGCGCCCATCGGATCGCTGGTGGTCGCAGGGGCCGAATTGGCGTTGAAACTGTGCGAATGGCTGGCAAGCTGATTGACGGTCAGCGTTTCCGTCTCTGCCCCTCCCTTGCTGCCCAGACGGCGTTCGCTCAACCCTGGGCCATGACCCTGATGAAGGGGAATACGTCCACGCATGTCCGGCAATCCGAACGTGGTCCGGCCATCGCCGCCATAAATCGTGCCTAAGAGGGAAAACAGAGCATCGTTCTGCGAAACCGCTAGCAACTGGCCGTCGCAAAAGGCCCAGCCGCGCGGCGCAAAATTGCCCGCGAACATGCGGATTTCGCCCACAAAGGGTTCTGACATTATTCTTCTCCCGAGTTCACGACCTAATTGCGGGACGGAAACAGCCCCTGGAGGGCGATGCAAAAGCCAACGGTCAGATAGGGCTGCATGTTGTTATGCGCCTGACTTCCCCCGGCATTGGTAACTGTTCCGCTGCGCAAGGCGACCATGGTGCCGGCTTCGGGATCCCTGTAAGTGAGGCTCGTTTCAACGGACGGACTTGCCAGATACCTGTCCTGGGACATCCGTTGATTTCCGGGCAACGGCTGCGCCTTCCCGATATGCGTGTGTGCAGCAATCTGAGCAACGGTCAAAGTTATTGTCTCCGCGCCCGATTTCTGGCCAAGCGTATGCCCATCTCCCCTGTGCAGAGGGGTTCGGCTGCGCAGATCCGGCAAGGCGAACGTGGTGCGCCCGTCGCCGCCGTAGGTCGTGCCCAACAGCGAATAAAGCGATTGATTCTGGTTGATTGGCAGGATCTGCCCGTCCGTGTACGCCCATCCCCTGGGCGCAAAATTGAATCCGATCATCCGGATTTCGGCAAGAAAAGGCTCCGACATATTCCCTCCCAGAAATTGCAACCCTGTCGTTTCCGGGCAATCCGGCCGCGAAAAGCGGACGCAGAGAAAGCCCTCTTGCCAGATGTGATTTCTGACGATATACGCAACCTTATATTGATAAATTACGCAACGCAATCTTATATATTAACTAGAACTAATTATTTTAAAGCACTTTAGAACCTATATATATTTATGCGCCAATCACCTTTGGTTTAGCGTATACTATTTTATTATCGGATTTTTATATTTTTATTACTCCACCCACACGCTCATTCGGAAAATCACGGAATTGAAAAGCAGCCTTCGCAATGAAAATTGCAAAGGCGTTTCGATTTATAATTTTCTTTTTAATTTCAATATAATACGAAAATACGCAGAGGAAATTATTCTGAAATCAAATACTATAATATAAATTTTCGATATGACATATCAGCAACAAGCTTTATAGATTTATAAATTTCTATTTTATTTCATATTTTGCAGTTGCATTAAACTTACTTAACGGTATGAGTCTCAAAAGTAGCAAAATAAAAATTTGCATATTTTTAGCTGTGCCAGCCCTGTGAATGGGCGAAAAGTTGAAACCCATCGCACGCATTTGGGGCCGTCAAAGCCGGCCGAACTTTCTTTCCCGAACCTCAAGAAGAGGTATTCGGGAAGCAGCGGGAGGACTGCGGTCTTCCTGGCGAAGAAGACTGAACCGGGAGCGATTTCAGGTGAAGATTTTTTATCTTCTTGGGTTTGCGATTTTTTTTGTTTTGAGCAGCCTGGTTCTGGGCGGAAATGGTTATGCCGCCACCTTTCCGTGCGACGGCAACACCATTACACCGAGCAACGAAATTACGGTGGACCTGGATACGGTCACGTGCGCCACGTCGGTGGACGGCAATGACGAAATCGAGATTCTCAACAACGGCATCATATCCGGTACGACCATCCAGATTTATGTAGCACTGTATAACGGATCCAACGCAACCGCGTCCGGAGCCGCGTCCGGGAATGGAGCCATCTCTTCCGGCGGCTTTGGCGATCTCCGCTGCGACACCACCGCCGGCTGCACGATCTCCGTCAGCGGAACCGATGCCGGCGCAAACCCTTTCAGCTTCAACCTTGTTCTGCCTGGCGGGGGAAGTACGACCTTTACGTTATCAAGCACCAGCGGCGGCCCAGGCGCCCCTGAAATTTCCGTCGCGGAGACCGGCCAGGGACAGGGGGCCATCGCAGACGAGGGAACGCTCGGGCAAGGAACGCAGACAGCCGGATCGGCCGTGAACCTGACCTTCACCGTCACCAACTCCGGAACAAGTGACCTGACAATTGCAACCGCGACCTCCAACACGCTGAGCAACGTCACCGTCAACTCCATTTCCGCTCCGGGGTCGACCACCGTCAGCAGCGGCGGCGGAACCACCACCTTCACCGTGCAATACACGCCGACGCTCGCGGGTGCCTTCTCGTTTAACCTTACGTTTGCAAACGACGACAGCAACGAGAACCCCTATAACTTCACCATCTCCGGAACCGCGACCGGAACGCCGGAAATCTCCGTCGCCGAGACCGGCCAGGGACAGGGCGCCATCGCAGACGAGGGAACGCTCGGGCAAGGATCGCGGACCGCTGGCTCCGCCGTAAACCTGACCTTTACCGTCACCAACTCCGGAACGGGTGATCTGACGCTGGCCACAGCGACCTCGAACACGTTGAGCAACGTCACCGTCAATTCCATATCGGCACCCGGGTCGACCACTGTAACGGGAGGCGGCGGAACCACCACCTTCACCGTGCAATACACACCGACGCTCGCCGGTGCCTTCTCCTTTGGGCTCAGCTTCACCAACAACGACAGCGACGAAAACCCCTATAACTTCACCATCTCCGGAACTGCGACCGGAACGCCAGAGATCTCCGTCGCAGAGACCGGCCAGGGACAGGGCGCCATCGCAGACGAGGGAACGCTCGGGCAAGGAACGCAGACAGCCGGATCGGCGGTGAATCTCACCTTCACCGTCACCAACTCCGGAACGGGTGATCTGACGATTGCGACGGCGACCTCCAACACGCTGAGTAACGTCACCGTCAACTCCATTTCCGCTCCGGGATCGACCACCGTCAGCAGCGGCGGCGGAACCACCACCTTCACCGTGCAATATACGCCGACGCTCGCGGGTGCCTTCTCGTTTAACCTTACGTTTGCAAACGACGACAGCAATGAGAACCCCTATAACTTCACGCTCTCCGGAACCGCGACCGGAACGCCAGAGATCTCCGTCGCCGAGACCGGCCAGGGACAGGGCGCCATCGCAGACGAGGGAACGCTCGGGCAAGGATCGCGGACCGCCGGCTCCGCCGTAAACCTGACCTTCACCGTCACCAACTCCGGAACGGGTGATCTGACGCTGGCCACAGCGACCTCGAACACGTTGAGCAACGTCACCGTCAATTCCATATCGGCACCCGGGTCGACAACGGTCACCGGCGGCGGGGGCACCACCACCTTTACAGTTCAGTACACCCCGACCCTTGCCGGCGCCTTTTCCTTCGGCCTCAGCTTCACAAACAACGACAGCGACGAGACCCCCTATAACTTCACGCTCTCCGGAACCGCGACCGGTGCGCCGGAAATCGCCGTCGCCGAAACCGGCCAGGGACAAGGCGCCATCGCAGACGAGGGAACGCTCGGGCAAGGGTCGCAGACCGCTGGCAGTGCCCTCACCCTGACCTTCACGGTCACCAACTCCGGAACGGCGGATCTGACGCTCGCCACCGCCACGTCCTCGTCCCTGACCAATGTGACTGTCAATTCCATCTCCGCGCCGGGGTCAACCACGGTGACGGGCGGCGGCGGAACCACCACCTTTACAGTTCAGTATACACCGACCCTTGCCGGCGCCTTTTCCTTCGGCCTCAGCTTCACAAACAACGACAGCGACGAAAACCCGTATAACTTCACGCTCTCCGGAACCGCGACCGGAACGCCAGAGATCTCCGTCGCCGAGACCGGCCAGGGACAGGGCGCCATCGCAGACGAGGGAACGCTCGGGCAAGGATCGCGGACCGCTGGCTCCGCCCTCACCCTGACTTTCACCGTCACCAACTCCGGAACGGGTGATCTGACGCTTGCGACTGCCACCTCCTCATCCCTGACCAATGTGACGGTCAATTCCATCTCCGCACCGGGGTCAACCACGGTGACGGGCGGCGGCGGAACCACAACCTTTACAGTTCAGTACACACCGACGCTGGCAGGCGCCTTTTCCTTCAGCCTAAGCTTCACAAACAACGACAGCGACGAGACCCCCTATAACTTCACGCTCTCCGGAACCGCGACCGGTGCGCCGGAAATCGCCGTCGCCGAAACCGGCCAGGGACAAGGCGCCATCGCAGACGAGGGA contains these protein-coding regions:
- a CDS encoding tail fiber protein, whose amino-acid sequence is MSEPFVAEIRIFAGNFAPRGWAFCDGQLLPISQNTALFSLIGTVYGGDGRSTTALPNLQGRAPMHPGRGPGLTSRRLGEKVGTETVTLTEAQIPSHRHTLRAAMATGTSSAPSTTTSMGGSFPIQIYNSDDQNLSDMAAETLSTAGGNQSHENVQPYLTLNFIIALVGLYPSHS
- a CDS encoding tail fiber protein, which translates into the protein MSEPFVGEIRMFAGNFAPRGWAFCDGQLLAVSQNDALFSLLGTIYGGDGRTTFGLPDMRGRIPLHQGHGPGLSERRLGSKGGAETETLTVNQLASHSHSFNANSAPATTSDPMGAVLADVLGYNFYREDGQDTSLAPGAITNTGGSRPHTNLMPTLCVHFIIALFGIYPSRH
- a CDS encoding tail fiber protein codes for the protein MSEPFLAEIRMIGFNFAPRGWAYTDGQILPINQNQSLYSLLGTTYGGDGRTTFALPDLRSRTPLHRGDGHTLGQKSGAETITLTVAQIAAHTHIGKAQPLPGNQRMSQDRYLASPSVETSLTYRDPEAGTMVALRSGTVTNAGGSQAHNNMQPYLTVGFCIALQGLFPSRN